A part of Hydrogenobacter sp. T-8 genomic DNA contains:
- a CDS encoding glycosyltransferase family 4 protein, whose amino-acid sequence MLRVLQVVDGIGWGGTKEQTYLITRELSLRGFQVHMALSFQYELMREKLRDFGVKFHLFENHNKLSRFNPANYYRLWRVLKEGFDIVIANSPHALDFVRVAISFLRKKPKIIAYKRTGKSSNFLSKTFKYAVADRIVVVDKTTFERLKEENFFPERLVYIPSGLDLERFRPLGREKALQKRKELGIEPSKRVFINVANWNPEHKGQPLLIKAFSRLECVDCLLILVGLETDRHAPEYAKRYGLEGRLIGLGFREDVPELLNMADYFVFSSYFEGIAGAVLQAMACQKVVISTLAGGIRDYLVDGENGLAVQVGDLEGLTQKMSRALSLSEEEYRKISTKALQTASQYSIKSTVDKYVELFRELLDIS is encoded by the coding sequence ATGCTTAGGGTGCTTCAGGTTGTGGATGGTATTGGCTGGGGAGGGACAAAGGAGCAAACATACCTTATAACAAGAGAGCTATCTCTTAGAGGCTTTCAAGTCCACATGGCTCTTTCCTTTCAGTATGAGCTCATGAGAGAAAAGCTAAGAGACTTTGGAGTTAAGTTTCATCTTTTTGAAAACCACAACAAGCTCTCCAGGTTTAATCCTGCCAATTACTACAGGCTTTGGAGGGTGCTAAAAGAGGGCTTTGATATAGTGATAGCCAATTCTCCTCATGCCCTTGACTTTGTAAGGGTAGCCATATCCTTTTTGAGAAAAAAGCCTAAAATAATAGCCTACAAAAGAACAGGCAAAAGCTCAAACTTCCTATCAAAAACCTTCAAATACGCTGTGGCGGACAGGATAGTGGTGGTGGACAAGACAACCTTTGAAAGGCTAAAAGAGGAAAACTTCTTTCCAGAAAGGCTTGTGTATATACCCAGCGGGCTTGACCTTGAGAGGTTCAGACCCTTGGGAAGGGAGAAGGCACTACAGAAAAGAAAGGAGTTAGGCATAGAGCCAAGCAAGAGGGTTTTCATAAATGTAGCCAACTGGAACCCAGAGCATAAGGGTCAACCTCTTCTTATAAAGGCTTTCTCAAGGCTTGAGTGTGTGGACTGCCTTCTTATCCTCGTAGGACTTGAAACGGACAGGCATGCACCAGAATACGCAAAAAGGTATGGTCTTGAAGGTAGATTAATAGGTCTTGGCTTTAGGGAAGACGTGCCAGAGCTTTTGAATATGGCGGACTACTTTGTCTTTTCCTCTTACTTTGAGGGTATAGCAGGGGCGGTGCTTCAGGCTATGGCTTGCCAAAAGGTGGTAATATCCACCCTTGCAGGTGGCATAAGGGACTATCTTGTGGATGGTGAGAACGGTCTTGCAGTGCAGGTGGGAGACCTTGAGGGCTTAACGCAAAAGATGTCCCGTGCTCTAAGCCTTTCAGAAGAGGAATACAGAAAAATTTCCACAAAGGCACTTCAAACCGCAAGTCAATACTCAATAAAAAGCACTGTAGACAAGTATGTGGAGCTTTTTAGGGAGCTGTTGGATATATCTTAA
- a CDS encoding TerC family protein, with protein sequence MELEWLIFGAVVFTALFLDLFVFHRNPHKISLKEALLLSAFWIALGLAFGVFVYFDRGYDRAVEYFTGYLLEKALSLDNIFVFILIFSYFKVPEEYRHKVLFWGVLGAIVFRAIFIFAGLELIKHFHWVVYIFGVILIVSAIKLLTTEEKEFHPEQTLVYRIAKRLIPLKPHNGDGRFFIKEGGRLYATPMFLALVFVESSDIMFAIDSVPAILAISKDPFVVYTSNIFAILGLRSLYFAAAGVLPLFHYLHYGLSFILGFIGVKMLLSEFYKIPVEVSLLLIGSAIFLSVVASLVVKKKESNNA encoded by the coding sequence ATGGAGTTAGAGTGGCTTATCTTTGGTGCAGTAGTTTTTACTGCCCTTTTTCTTGACCTTTTTGTGTTTCATAGAAACCCTCACAAGATTTCTCTAAAAGAGGCACTCCTTTTATCTGCTTTTTGGATAGCTTTGGGTCTTGCCTTTGGTGTTTTTGTCTATTTTGATAGAGGCTACGATAGGGCTGTGGAATACTTTACGGGATACCTGCTTGAAAAAGCCTTGAGCCTTGACAACATATTTGTGTTTATCCTCATATTTTCCTACTTTAAGGTCCCAGAGGAATACAGGCACAAGGTGCTTTTCTGGGGAGTGTTAGGTGCCATAGTCTTTAGGGCAATATTTATTTTTGCTGGGCTTGAGCTTATAAAACACTTCCATTGGGTTGTTTATATCTTTGGCGTAATCCTTATAGTTTCTGCCATAAAGCTCCTTACCACGGAGGAAAAGGAGTTCCATCCAGAGCAGACCCTTGTCTATAGGATAGCCAAAAGGCTTATTCCTCTAAAACCTCATAATGGTGATGGAAGGTTTTTTATAAAAGAAGGTGGAAGGCTTTACGCCACGCCCATGTTCTTGGCTCTTGTGTTTGTAGAGAGTTCAGACATAATGTTTGCCATAGACTCTGTTCCTGCAATTCTTGCCATTTCCAAAGACCCATTTGTGGTATACACTTCTAACATTTTTGCCATATTGGGGCTTAGGTCTCTATACTTCGCCGCTGCGGGGGTTTTGCCTCTCTTTCACTACCTGCACTATGGGCTTTCCTTTATACTGGGTTTTATAGGTGTAAAGATGCTCCTATCGGAGTTTTACAAGATACCTGTGGAGGTTTCTTTGCTTCTTATTGGCAGTGCCATTTTCTTGTCGGTGGTCGCTTCCTTGGTGGTAAAAAAGAAAGAATCCAACAATGCTTAG
- a CDS encoding bifunctional phosphoglucose/phosphomannose isomerase: MDAYLMAEDFPKQFSKIECQPISLEGYAGVVFSGMGGSGIVGDFMKLFLSAEKPVLSIRGYDLPAFVKDNWLLVCTSYSGNTEETISVLEEALQRGLKPVCVSSGGKLREIANREGLVHIPLPEGYPPRYALGFMLSALLCLFGMDGSVERVREHLETNKEEIKKTAQELAKNMFTYLPVVYGTPLTEPVAFRWKTQINENSKTLCYNAILPEMHHNEVVGLDNPQIRNLCGFVLLYDPQDHERILKRVDITRQVFEDLGVLLKVLSGKGESLIERLLYLTYLGDWVSLYLADIYGQDPIPVKVIDFIKKSLA, translated from the coding sequence ATGGATGCTTACCTTATGGCAGAGGATTTTCCCAAGCAGTTTAGCAAAATAGAGTGCCAGCCTATTTCTCTTGAAGGCTATGCGGGTGTGGTCTTTAGTGGTATGGGTGGTTCTGGGATTGTGGGAGACTTTATGAAGTTGTTTCTCTCTGCGGAAAAGCCTGTGCTTTCCATAAGAGGCTATGACCTGCCAGCCTTTGTAAAAGATAACTGGCTTTTGGTTTGCACCAGCTACAGTGGAAACACAGAAGAGACCATAAGCGTCCTTGAGGAGGCACTCCAAAGGGGTCTAAAGCCAGTTTGCGTTAGCTCTGGAGGGAAACTAAGGGAAATAGCAAACAGAGAAGGACTTGTGCATATCCCACTTCCAGAAGGATATCCACCCAGATATGCACTTGGCTTTATGCTTTCTGCCCTTTTGTGCCTTTTTGGAATGGATGGCTCTGTGGAGCGTGTAAGAGAGCACTTAGAGACCAATAAGGAGGAAATAAAAAAGACCGCCCAAGAGCTTGCCAAAAATATGTTTACCTACCTGCCAGTGGTTTATGGCACGCCTCTTACAGAGCCTGTAGCCTTTAGGTGGAAGACCCAGATAAACGAAAACTCAAAAACCCTTTGCTACAATGCCATTTTGCCTGAAATGCACCACAACGAGGTGGTAGGCTTGGACAACCCTCAAATAAGAAACCTATGCGGTTTTGTCTTGCTTTATGACCCACAGGACCACGAGAGAATTCTAAAAAGAGTGGATATAACTCGTCAGGTCTTTGAAGACCTTGGCGTGCTTTTGAAGGTTCTCTCTGGAAAAGGAGAAAGTTTAATAGAGAGACTTCTATACCTTACCTATCTTGGAGACTGGGTGAGCCTATACTTGGCAGATATATATGGACAAGACCCTATACCAGTTAAGGTCATAGACTTTATAAAGAAGAGCTTAGCTTGA
- a CDS encoding ATP-dependent helicase yields MEGLNPSQERAVKHFGKPLLIIAGAGSGKTKTLAHKVEFLIREKGIAPERLLAITFTNKAGKEIRDRVKRVAGVDLPWAGTFHSVALRLLRAKGKQVGISTNFSILSEGDRNQIIKKLSQSINTKPETLKNYLSERFENLREPYDEKLEYALQEYLKALKSMNLLDFSTLMLYTRELLLKNQSIRENFDFVLVDEFQDTNTVQYEILKLLARENVCVVGDPNQCIYEWRYARPDNILRFKEDFNPDVIKLEYNYRSRPYIIHIANAVLSASNAEWKSLIPTLRPVKEGGQKPTVRRFEREEEEAVWIATKVKELLQSYKPHQIAILVRVGYITEPFERALAGMRILYKIVGAIRFFERAEIKDVLSFFRVLTNPYDAVSFSRALEVATRGIGEKTLEHILQAGRGNCLAGSQAILKSLPQAKAVELYGFLQKLSRLYKRLEDYPQAIEDFLREIDFWDYLRESYKDAEEREENVKELLRYLRQKHSEGYRLVDVLEEVDFLTEREEEEGAVKISTIHASKGLEFDVVFLPRLEEGILPHEKAKESQEEMEEELRLFYVAITRAKELLFMTYTRNSKPSRFLSLIPKELLDLSAFAKKKTTYMPELKSLKDFKVGDRVLHEIFGEGVILAIEDSKALVEFKAGRKSIHTAFLKPVV; encoded by the coding sequence ATGGAAGGCTTAAACCCTTCTCAAGAAAGAGCGGTAAAGCACTTTGGCAAGCCTCTGCTTATTATAGCGGGTGCTGGCTCTGGAAAGACCAAAACCCTCGCCCACAAGGTGGAGTTTCTCATAAGGGAAAAGGGCATAGCACCGGAGAGGCTCTTAGCCATTACCTTTACCAACAAGGCGGGTAAGGAGATAAGGGATAGGGTAAAGAGGGTAGCGGGCGTAGACCTACCATGGGCTGGCACTTTTCACTCTGTGGCTTTGAGGCTTTTGAGGGCAAAGGGTAAGCAAGTGGGGATAAGCACCAACTTTAGCATACTTTCTGAAGGAGATAGAAACCAGATAATAAAAAAGCTCTCGCAGTCCATAAACACAAAACCAGAGACCTTAAAAAATTATCTTTCAGAAAGGTTTGAAAACCTAAGAGAACCCTATGATGAAAAACTTGAATATGCTTTGCAGGAGTATTTGAAGGCTTTAAAAAGTATGAACCTTTTAGATTTTAGCACCTTGATGCTATATACAAGAGAGCTACTCCTTAAAAACCAAAGCATAAGAGAAAACTTTGACTTTGTGCTTGTGGACGAGTTTCAAGATACGAACACAGTCCAGTATGAGATTTTGAAACTTTTGGCAAGAGAAAATGTTTGTGTGGTGGGAGACCCAAACCAGTGCATATACGAATGGCGTTATGCAAGACCGGACAATATACTTCGCTTTAAGGAAGACTTTAACCCAGATGTGATAAAGCTTGAATACAACTACAGGTCAAGACCTTACATAATACATATTGCAAACGCAGTGCTATCCGCCTCTAATGCAGAATGGAAGAGCCTAATACCTACCCTTAGACCTGTAAAGGAAGGTGGTCAAAAGCCAACTGTTAGACGCTTTGAAAGGGAAGAGGAAGAGGCGGTTTGGATAGCCACCAAGGTCAAGGAGCTACTCCAGAGCTATAAGCCTCATCAAATAGCCATACTCGTGAGGGTGGGATACATAACAGAACCCTTTGAAAGAGCCCTTGCTGGGATGAGAATTCTTTACAAAATAGTGGGTGCCATAAGGTTTTTTGAAAGGGCGGAAATAAAGGATGTGCTTAGCTTTTTCCGAGTTCTTACCAATCCTTACGATGCGGTTAGCTTCTCAAGGGCTTTGGAGGTTGCCACAAGGGGTATAGGAGAAAAAACTTTGGAGCATATACTTCAGGCAGGAAGGGGCAATTGTCTTGCGGGCTCTCAGGCTATCTTAAAAAGCCTACCACAGGCAAAGGCGGTGGAGCTTTATGGCTTTTTACAGAAACTTTCAAGGCTCTACAAAAGACTTGAGGACTATCCTCAGGCTATAGAGGACTTCTTGAGGGAGATAGACTTCTGGGATTATCTAAGGGAAAGCTACAAGGATGCGGAAGAAAGGGAAGAAAATGTTAAAGAGCTTTTGAGATACCTAAGGCAAAAGCACTCCGAAGGATACCGTCTTGTGGATGTGCTTGAGGAGGTGGACTTTCTCACAGAAAGGGAAGAGGAGGAGGGTGCTGTTAAGATAAGCACTATACATGCCAGTAAGGGGCTTGAGTTTGATGTGGTTTTCCTGCCAAGGTTGGAGGAGGGCATACTGCCACACGAAAAGGCAAAGGAAAGCCAAGAGGAGATGGAAGAGGAGCTAAGGCTTTTCTATGTGGCTATAACCAGGGCTAAGGAGCTTCTCTTTATGACCTACACAAGAAACTCCAAGCCAAGCAGGTTTCTTTCTTTAATTCCTAAGGAGCTTCTTGACCTTTCCGCCTTTGCAAAGAAGAAGACCACCTACATGCCAGAGCTAAAGAGCTTGAAGGACTTCAAGGTGGGTGATAGGGTCTTGCATGAAATCTTTGGTGAGGGAGTTATACTTGCCATTGAGGACTCCAAGGCTCTTGTGGAGTTCAAAGCTGGTAGAAAGAGCATACATACCGCCTTTTTAAAGCCTGTGGTATAA
- a CDS encoding TetR/AcrR family transcriptional regulator, whose translation MRRKGTREKILDASLKLFSEKGIRETTIKDIARGVGITEGAIYRHFKSKDEIVLGLFGLYSEEFYNRLLSGVRSPISYKEKFYLTVHNFLSFCFENPSAFKYLDLFHYLRAQDVKNFSPLPKDAILELIEEGIKAGFVNIEKEYALAVFVGTLERVFLLVEAGLLDRKEGLEEEIAGIIWKAVS comes from the coding sequence ATGCGTAGAAAAGGAACAAGAGAAAAAATTCTTGATGCTTCTCTGAAGCTATTCTCTGAAAAGGGTATAAGAGAAACCACCATAAAGGATATAGCGAGGGGAGTTGGTATAACAGAGGGAGCCATATACAGACACTTCAAGAGTAAGGATGAGATAGTTCTTGGTCTTTTTGGTTTATACTCGGAGGAATTCTACAACAGGCTCTTGTCTGGTGTAAGGTCTCCCATAAGCTACAAGGAAAAGTTTTACCTGACAGTTCATAACTTTCTGAGTTTTTGTTTTGAAAACCCTTCCGCCTTTAAATACCTTGACCTCTTTCATTACCTTAGAGCTCAGGATGTGAAAAATTTTAGTCCCCTTCCTAAGGACGCAATTCTTGAGCTTATAGAGGAAGGTATAAAGGCAGGTTTTGTAAATATAGAAAAAGAATACGCCCTTGCGGTCTTTGTAGGAACCCTTGAAAGGGTTTTCTTGCTTGTGGAGGCTGGGCTTTTAGATAGAAAGGAGGGTCTTGAAGAGGAAATAGCGGGAATAATATGGAAGGCTGTGAGTTAA
- a CDS encoding TrpB-like pyridoxal phosphate-dependent enzyme: MKYFLSESQIPKRWFNIVPYLPKPLDPPLDPQTGQPVSPDKLLAIFPEPIVEQEVSDKEWIDIPEEVLKIYSLWRPTPLHRAKNLEEYLGTPAKIFYKNESVSPPGSHKPNTAVAQAYYNKISGVKRLTTETGAGQWGSSLSFATQFFGLECEVFMVRVSYNQKPFRRILMETWGGKVVPSPSPLTQSGRKFYDENPEHPGSLGIAISEAIERAVFTPDTKYSLGSVLNHVLLHQTVIGLEAKLQMEMAGYYPDYVIGCIGGGSSFAGIAFPFLKDKLTGEKPNLEVIAVEPKACPTLTEGEYKYDYGDTVGLTPLIKMYTLGHDFVPPPIHAGGLRYHGDAPLVCLLYHEGFVSASAYKQREVFESAVIFARTEGIVPAPESAHAIKKAIDIALECKKTGEEKVILFNLSGHGYFDLNAYYMYLKGELPDT, translated from the coding sequence ATGAAGTATTTCCTTTCAGAAAGTCAGATACCAAAAAGATGGTTTAACATAGTTCCCTACCTTCCAAAACCCCTTGACCCACCCCTTGACCCCCAAACTGGTCAACCTGTTAGCCCAGACAAGCTCCTCGCCATATTCCCAGAGCCTATAGTGGAGCAAGAGGTTTCAGACAAGGAATGGATAGATATTCCAGAAGAGGTGCTAAAAATATACAGCCTTTGGAGACCTACTCCCCTTCACAGGGCAAAAAACCTTGAAGAATACTTAGGCACACCTGCAAAGATCTTCTACAAAAACGAGAGCGTCTCCCCTCCTGGAAGCCACAAGCCAAACACCGCGGTTGCACAAGCATACTACAACAAGATATCAGGTGTGAAAAGGCTTACCACAGAAACGGGAGCAGGTCAGTGGGGAAGCTCTCTTTCCTTCGCTACCCAGTTCTTTGGGCTTGAATGCGAGGTTTTCATGGTAAGAGTGAGCTATAACCAAAAACCTTTTAGAAGGATACTTATGGAAACTTGGGGTGGCAAGGTGGTTCCCTCCCCAAGCCCCCTTACGCAGTCAGGAAGGAAGTTTTACGACGAAAACCCAGAACACCCAGGAAGCCTTGGCATCGCCATAAGCGAAGCCATAGAGAGAGCCGTCTTTACCCCAGACACCAAATATTCCCTCGGAAGCGTCCTAAACCATGTTTTACTTCACCAGACAGTTATTGGGCTTGAGGCAAAGCTACAGATGGAAATGGCAGGATACTATCCAGACTATGTGATAGGTTGTATAGGTGGTGGAAGTAGCTTTGCAGGCATAGCCTTCCCCTTTTTGAAGGATAAACTAACAGGAGAGAAACCAAACCTTGAAGTGATAGCGGTTGAGCCCAAAGCCTGCCCAACCCTCACAGAAGGAGAATATAAATACGATTATGGAGACACGGTTGGGCTTACGCCCCTTATAAAGATGTATACCCTTGGGCATGATTTTGTCCCTCCACCCATACATGCGGGTGGCTTGCGTTATCATGGTGATGCACCACTTGTCTGCCTCTTGTATCATGAAGGCTTTGTCTCCGCATCCGCCTACAAACAAAGAGAAGTCTTTGAATCCGCTGTTATCTTCGCAAGGACAGAGGGTATAGTGCCTGCTCCAGAGTCCGCTCACGCCATAAAGAAAGCGATAGACATAGCCCTTGAGTGCAAGAAGACTGGAGAAGAGAAGGTTATCCTCTTTAACCTCTCAGGACACGGATACTTTGACCTAAACGCTTACTATATGTATCTAAAGGGAGAGCTTCCAGATACTTAA
- the glmS gene encoding glutamine--fructose-6-phosphate transaminase (isomerizing) has translation MCGIVGYTGSNPALIVLLQGLERLEYRGYDSAGVALIEDGKIYVEKKVGKIRELVRSLWGKELRARVGIGHTRWATHGEVCELNAHPHTDSSGEFAVVHNGIIENYRELREELQRLGVEYKSQTDTEAIVHLIKLHYERDLLKAVLAGVRRLKGAYAFAVITSREPDRIVAVRYGSPLVVGVGKNENFIASDIPALLPFTRDVIPLNDGEVVDLRPDGFFIYDFEGNLLTKEIMHVPWDVLSAEKGGFKHFMLKEIFEQPRTLGDTVRGYISRNYEMPINLRDFRRVLVVACGTSYHAGLVGKYWIEKYAKVPVEILYASELRYSDSPVGEGDLIIAISQSGETADTRFSSLAMKEKGATLLSIVNVIGSALDRESDYSLYTHAGPEIGVAATKTFTAQLAVLYALAVSHSEEREKLTENLLKVPHLVEEVLSEAEKVKDIALKYADFKNAIYLGRYLSYPMALEGALKLKEISYIHAEGYPAGEMKHGPIALIDERMPVVAIVPRDRVYEKTLSNVEEVLARKGKVIGVGFRGDQRLKELCENILEIPHVEEDLTPFLTAVPLQLFAYYIADYLGLDVDQPRNLAKTVTVE, from the coding sequence ATGTGTGGTATAGTTGGTTATACAGGTTCAAACCCAGCTCTTATTGTCCTTTTGCAGGGGCTTGAAAGGCTTGAATATAGGGGCTATGACTCTGCAGGTGTGGCTCTCATAGAGGACGGGAAGATATACGTGGAAAAGAAGGTGGGCAAGATAAGGGAGCTGGTGCGTAGCCTTTGGGGTAAGGAGCTAAGGGCAAGGGTAGGTATAGGTCATACTCGGTGGGCAACCCATGGAGAGGTCTGCGAGCTAAATGCCCATCCTCATACGGACAGTAGCGGTGAGTTTGCTGTAGTCCACAACGGAATAATAGAGAACTACAGAGAGCTAAGAGAGGAACTTCAAAGGCTTGGAGTGGAATACAAATCTCAAACGGACACGGAAGCAATTGTGCATCTTATAAAGCTACACTACGAAAGAGACCTTCTCAAGGCGGTGCTTGCAGGCGTAAGGAGGCTAAAGGGAGCTTACGCCTTCGCAGTCATAACCTCAAGAGAACCCGACAGGATTGTGGCGGTCAGATACGGAAGCCCCCTTGTGGTGGGTGTGGGCAAGAACGAGAACTTCATCGCCTCCGACATACCAGCCCTCCTGCCCTTTACAAGGGATGTAATACCCCTCAACGACGGTGAGGTAGTGGACCTAAGACCTGACGGCTTTTTCATATACGACTTTGAGGGCAACCTGCTGACAAAGGAGATAATGCATGTGCCTTGGGATGTGCTATCTGCGGAGAAGGGAGGCTTTAAGCACTTTATGCTAAAGGAGATATTTGAACAACCCAGAACCCTTGGAGACACCGTAAGAGGATACATATCAAGAAACTACGAAATGCCCATAAATCTGCGGGACTTTCGCCGTGTCTTGGTGGTAGCCTGCGGAACTTCTTATCATGCAGGTCTTGTGGGTAAATACTGGATTGAAAAGTATGCAAAGGTGCCAGTGGAGATTCTTTATGCCTCAGAGCTTAGATATTCAGACAGCCCAGTAGGAGAGGGAGACCTAATAATAGCCATATCCCAATCTGGTGAAACCGCAGACACGAGGTTTTCTTCCCTTGCCATGAAGGAAAAGGGGGCAACCCTGCTTTCTATTGTGAATGTGATAGGCAGTGCTTTAGACAGGGAGTCTGATTATAGCCTTTACACGCACGCAGGACCAGAGATTGGTGTTGCTGCCACAAAAACCTTTACCGCACAGCTTGCAGTTCTCTATGCCCTTGCGGTGAGCCATTCTGAGGAGAGGGAAAAACTTACGGAAAATCTCCTCAAAGTGCCGCACCTCGTGGAGGAGGTTCTCTCAGAGGCGGAGAAAGTAAAAGACATAGCCCTCAAGTATGCGGATTTCAAAAACGCCATATATCTTGGCAGGTATCTGAGCTACCCCATGGCCCTTGAAGGTGCACTAAAGCTAAAGGAAATATCCTACATACACGCAGAGGGCTACCCAGCCGGTGAGATGAAGCACGGACCTATAGCCCTCATAGACGAGCGTATGCCTGTTGTGGCAATCGTGCCAAGGGACAGGGTTTATGAAAAAACACTTTCCAACGTGGAAGAGGTGCTGGCACGAAAGGGCAAGGTTATAGGCGTAGGGTTCAGAGGAGACCAGAGACTCAAAGAGCTCTGCGAGAACATCCTTGAAATACCACATGTGGAAGAAGACCTCACGCCCTTTTTGACCGCTGTCCCCCTACAGCTCTTTGCCTACTACATAGCGGATTACCTTGGGCTTGATGTAGACCAGCCACGAAACCTCGCAAAGACTGTTACCGTGGAGTAA
- a CDS encoding CZB domain-containing protein, whose product MVGLLSLLRDLDIYLSQHAIYISKLERAIENRQPFEHKTCRECAFRKKFYEEVYPYMEEYEDKIKELLHEIEKLHCGFHEIASKIDTQNPKPEDAEIIKKVKEDSTHLFQLLLALK is encoded by the coding sequence GTGGTTGGTCTATTAAGTTTATTAAGGGACTTGGACATATACCTATCTCAGCATGCCATATATATTTCCAAACTGGAAAGAGCCATAGAAAACCGTCAGCCCTTTGAACATAAGACCTGTAGAGAATGTGCCTTTAGGAAAAAGTTTTACGAAGAGGTTTATCCTTATATGGAAGAATACGAAGATAAGATTAAAGAGCTACTACATGAGATAGAAAAACTTCATTGTGGTTTTCACGAGATAGCCAGCAAAATAGATACCCAAAATCCAAAGCCAGAGGATGCGGAAATAATAAAAAAGGTTAAAGAGGACTCCACTCACCTATTCCAACTACTTCTTGCATTAAAATAG
- the argF gene encoding ornithine carbamoyltransferase produces the protein MKRNFVDLWEISPEEGWSILQDALSIKRGIDKERYLEGKNIALYFTKPSTRTRVSFEVAIAQLGGNTIFLQENSLQVSRGEDLKDTARTLSRYVDGIVIRTDSHKKLEEFAKYSDIPVINALTDMAHPCQILSDIFTLYEVFGEDVRSIKIAYVGDGNNVCNTWLVGAGLFGLKLFVATPEGYEPSSLYYQAGEDLCKITGGSIYLTTNPVEAVRDAHVVYTDVWVSMNQDRKEEKLQALRPYQVNKELLSYAKPEVKVMHCLPAKKGEEITEEVFESYADFIFTQAENRLHTQKALLKFLFSTST, from the coding sequence ATGAAACGGAATTTTGTTGACCTTTGGGAAATAAGCCCTGAGGAAGGGTGGAGCATACTCCAAGACGCTTTGAGTATAAAGAGAGGTATTGATAAGGAGCGGTATTTAGAAGGGAAAAACATAGCCTTATACTTTACAAAACCCTCCACAAGGACCCGCGTATCCTTTGAGGTAGCCATAGCCCAGCTTGGTGGTAATACCATATTTCTACAGGAGAATAGTCTGCAGGTCTCAAGGGGTGAAGACCTAAAGGACACCGCAAGGACCCTTTCAAGATATGTGGATGGGATAGTTATAAGGACAGACTCCCACAAAAAGTTAGAGGAGTTTGCCAAATACTCAGATATACCGGTGATAAACGCCCTCACAGACATGGCACATCCGTGCCAGATACTGAGTGATATTTTTACCCTTTACGAAGTTTTTGGGGAAGATGTGCGGAGTATCAAAATAGCTTATGTGGGAGATGGAAACAACGTATGCAACACATGGCTTGTGGGTGCGGGTCTTTTTGGTCTTAAGCTCTTTGTGGCAACTCCAGAGGGTTATGAGCCAAGCAGTCTATACTATCAAGCAGGCGAAGACCTATGCAAGATAACTGGTGGTAGCATATATCTAACTACAAACCCCGTAGAGGCTGTAAGGGACGCTCATGTGGTATACACAGATGTATGGGTTAGCATGAACCAAGATAGAAAAGAGGAAAAGCTACAAGCCCTAAGACCCTATCAGGTAAACAAGGAATTACTTTCATACGCAAAGCCTGAGGTTAAAGTTATGCACTGTCTTCCTGCAAAGAAGGGAGAGGAGATAACGGAAGAGGTTTTTGAGTCCTATGCGGACTTTATATTTACGCAGGCGGAAAACAGACTTCACACCCAAAAGGCACTGCTTAAGTTTTTGTTTTCTACCTCTACTTGA
- a CDS encoding lytic transglycosylase domain-containing protein, with product MKLLLLLIVPYLSFAFYHCFFDAGKRYGVDPVLLIAIAKVESNFNLRAINVNRNGTRDYGIMQINSHWLERYKIPKEWLFEPCYNIHFGAMVLRKCMEQYKDISHAVDCYNKGSKAKGHGAYVERVFRNYKRYYTMLK from the coding sequence ATGAAATTGCTCCTTCTCTTAATTGTGCCTTACCTCTCTTTTGCCTTTTATCATTGCTTTTTTGATGCAGGCAAGAGGTATGGAGTTGACCCTGTCCTTTTGATAGCTATAGCAAAGGTGGAAAGCAACTTTAATCTACGGGCTATAAACGTCAACAGAAATGGCACGAGGGACTACGGCATTATGCAGATAAACTCACATTGGCTTGAAAGATACAAAATACCAAAGGAGTGGCTTTTTGAGCCTTGCTACAACATACACTTTGGAGCTATGGTGCTGAGAAAGTGCATGGAGCAATACAAAGACATAAGCCATGCGGTGGACTGCTACAACAAGGGAAGCAAAGCAAAGGGTCATGGTGCTTATGTGGAAAGGGTTTTCAGAAACTACAAAAGATACTACACTATGTTAAAATAG